The following proteins are encoded in a genomic region of Ovis canadensis isolate MfBH-ARS-UI-01 breed Bighorn chromosome 12, ARS-UI_OviCan_v2, whole genome shotgun sequence:
- the RAB7B gene encoding ras-related protein Rab-7b codes for MNPRKKVDLKLIIIGALGVGKTSLLHRYVHKTFYEDYQTTLGASILSKIIILDDTTLKLQIWDTGGQERFRSMVSTFYKGSDGCVLAFDVTDLESFEALETWRGDVLAKTIPMEQSYPMVVLGNKIDLADRQVPQEVAQGWCKEKDIPYFEVSAKNDINVVQAFEMLASRALSRYRSILESYLTDSIKLSPEDQPKSRCC; via the exons ATGAATCCTCGGAAGAAGGTGGACCTCAAGCTCATCATCATTGGAGCCCTGGG TGTTGGAAAGACCTCCCTCCTCCACCGATATGTGCATAAGACATTTTACGAAGACTATCAGACCACACTGGGGGCCAGCATCCTCTCCAAGATTATCATACTGGATGACACAACCTTGAAGCTACAG ATCTGGGACACAGGCGGCCAGGAGCGATTCCGCTCCATGGTGTCTACATTCTACAAAGGCTCTGATGGCTGTGTCCTGGCTTTTGATGTCACTGACCTGGAGTCCTTCGAAGCCCTGGAAACCTGGCGGGGTGATGTTCTGGCCAAAACCATTCCGATGGAGCAGTCCTACCCCATGGTGGTGCTGGGGAACAAGATTGATCTGGCAGACCGGCAG GTTCCGCAAGAGGTAGCCCAAGGCTGGTGTAAAGAGAAGGATATTCCCTATTTTGAAGTCAGTGCCAAGAATGACATCAACGTGGTACAAGCCTTTGAGATGCTGGCCAGTCGGGCTCTGTCGAGG TATCGAAGCATCTTAGAGAGTTACCTCACAGACTCCATCAAGCTCTCACCGGAAGACCAGCCCAAGAGCAGATGCTGCTGA